From the genome of Brevundimonas sp. NIBR11:
CCGGTCTTGATCACCACGCAGCGGCGATGGTGCGCCTTGGCCGTCTCGCCGACCTCCAGTCCGAACGCCGTCAGCTCCTTTTTCAGCCGCGACCCGCCCCTGTCCTTGGGCGCCATGACGTCCAGCCGCCCGCCGACCTTCAGCGCCCGCAGCGCCTGCGCCAGCGTATAGCGCCGCTCCAGCACGCCAGGCGGCGCATAGACCATGGCGGCCTCGACCGACCCATCGGCCAGGCTTTCCAGCGCTGTCGAGCCGGGGATTTGCGGAGAGGTCTGGATCGCCGCGCCCGGCGGATCGAAGACCAGCGGCGGGCGGCCGTAAAGGATGGAGGTCAAGCGCGTTCCACGCACATCGCCACGCCCATGCCGCCGCCGATGCACAGGGTCGCCAGACCTTTCGTCAGACCCTCGCGCTTCAGCTCGTGCAGCAGGGTCGTCAGAATGCGCGCGCCCGAAGCTCCGATGGGGTGGCCGATGGCGATGGCGCCGCCGTTGACGTTCACCTTGGCGGGGTCCAGCCCCAGTTCCTTGAGCACGCACAGGCTCTGGGCGGCGAAAGCCTCGTTGGACTCGATGCGGTCCAGATCGGCGACGGTCCAGCCCGCCTTCTCCAGCGCCTTCTTCGAGGCCGGGATCGGCCCCGTGCCCATCACCGCCGGATCGACGCCCGCCGTGGCCCAGGACCGGATGGTCGCCAGCGGCTCCAGCCCGCGCGCCTTAGCCTCATCGGCCGACATCAGGACCAGCGCCGCCGCCCCGTCGTTGAGGCCCGAGGCATTGGCCGCCGTCACCGACCCGTCCTTGGTGAAGGCCGGACGCAGCTTCTCCATCGAGTCCAGGGTCGCGCCGTGGCGGATGTATTCGTCCTTGTCGACGGTCACGTCGCCCTTCTTGCCGGCGATCACCACCGGCACGATCTCTTCGTCGAACTTGCCGGCCTTCTGCGCCGCCTCGGCCTTGTGCTGGCTGGCCAGGGCGAAGGCGTCCTGCGCGGCGCGGCTGATCTCGAACCGGGTCGCGATGTTCTCGGCCGTCTGACCCATGTGATAGCCGTTGAAGGCATCCCACAAGCCGTCCTTGATCATGGTGTCGGTCAGGGAGATGTCGCCCATCTTCTGGCCGCCACGCAGGTACTGGGCGTGGGGCGCCAGGCTCATCGACTCCTGACCGCCGGCGACGATCACCTTGGCGTCGCCCAGAGCGATCTGCTGATAGCCGAGCGCCACGGCGCGCAGGCCCGAGCCGCAAATCTGGTTCAGACTCCAGGCCGGGGTCTCCTTGGGAATGCCTGCCCCCATCGAAGCCTGACGCGCCGGCCCCTGTCCGGCCGCCGCCTGCAGCACATGGCCCAGGATGACCTCGTCGACATCGGCCGGAGCCACGCCCGCCCGCTCCAGCGCCGCCTTGATGGCGATCTCACCCAGCTTCGAGGCAGGCAGGCTGCTGAGGCCGCCCAGGAAGGACCCAACGGGGGTGCGGGCGGCGGAGACGATGACGACATCAGTCATGAGGCGATCCTTGCTCGGGTCTCAACGGCGGGGAGCACCGTTAGGCCGCTGGAAACTTTGCGTGGCGTTTCTGCCGCATCCGAGCGCCTTCGTCACGTCCGCAGGTCCTGTTCAGCGGAAAGTCATCCCCGGTCGCCAGTATCGAGGGAACGACAGGCAGAAGAGCCGAGTTTGTGGGACCATGCTGAACACCCTGAAGCGCCACGCCCAACGAATTTGCACCCCGGATCAGATCGATCTGGAGGAGCACTATCAGTCGCCGGCGGAACACACGGCCGATCTGGTCGTCCACGTGGTGGGCCTGACCCTGGCCGCCGTCGGCGGTGTCGTCCTGGCCGTCCTCTCGGCCTTCTATGCCGGGTTCGGAGCCATCTTCGCCACGGCGATCTACGCGCTCTGCCTGATCGCCATGCTGACCTGTTCGACCATCTACAACCTGACCCGGCCCTGCGCGGCCCGTCCGGTGCTGCGTCGACTGGACGAGGCCGCCATCTTCCTGATGATCGCAGGCTCCTACACCCCCTTCACGACCCAGAGGTTCGAGGGTGGGTGGTCGATCGGTTTCACCCTGGTGGTCTGGTCCATCGCCTTCGCGGGCGTGGCGGCGAAACTGGTGGCGCCGCGCATCTCCGACGCCTTCTGGAGCGGAGTCTATGTCCTGTTCGGCTGGCTGGCGGTGCTGGCGCTCAAGCCCATGATCGACACCGTCCATCCGATCGCGCTCGGCCTTCTGGTTCTGGGCGGCCTAATCTACACCGCCGGCGTCTTCTTCTTCATCTCACCGAAGCTGAAGTACCGCCGCGCCATCTGGCATGGCTTCGTGGTGGCGGGCGCGGGGGTCCACTGGGCCGCCGTTCTCGTCGGGGTCGTGCTCGCTCCGAACATGGCCTGACACGAAAGCGTAACACCACTGGCGCCCGGCTTCGCAGTGCGGGATAACAACCGCATAGCAACAAGGACACTCCAGTGGCCGACACCCATACCCAGGGCGGAAAGACCAGGTCCGGCGAGCCGGTGGTCATCAAGAAATACGCGAACCGCAGGCTCTACAACACCTCAACCTCGACCTACGTCACCCTCGAGGACCTGGCCAAGATGGTGCGGGAGAACGTCGACTTCGTCGTCTTCGACGCCAAGACCAACGAGGAGCTGACCCGTCAGATCCTGACCCAGATCATCTTCGAGG
Proteins encoded in this window:
- a CDS encoding acetyl-CoA C-acetyltransferase encodes the protein MTDVVIVSAARTPVGSFLGGLSSLPASKLGEIAIKAALERAGVAPADVDEVILGHVLQAAAGQGPARQASMGAGIPKETPAWSLNQICGSGLRAVALGYQQIALGDAKVIVAGGQESMSLAPHAQYLRGGQKMGDISLTDTMIKDGLWDAFNGYHMGQTAENIATRFEISRAAQDAFALASQHKAEAAQKAGKFDEEIVPVVIAGKKGDVTVDKDEYIRHGATLDSMEKLRPAFTKDGSVTAANASGLNDGAAALVLMSADEAKARGLEPLATIRSWATAGVDPAVMGTGPIPASKKALEKAGWTVADLDRIESNEAFAAQSLCVLKELGLDPAKVNVNGGAIAIGHPIGASGARILTTLLHELKREGLTKGLATLCIGGGMGVAMCVERA
- a CDS encoding hemolysin III family protein, translating into MLNTLKRHAQRICTPDQIDLEEHYQSPAEHTADLVVHVVGLTLAAVGGVVLAVLSAFYAGFGAIFATAIYALCLIAMLTCSTIYNLTRPCAARPVLRRLDEAAIFLMIAGSYTPFTTQRFEGGWSIGFTLVVWSIAFAGVAAKLVAPRISDAFWSGVYVLFGWLAVLALKPMIDTVHPIALGLLVLGGLIYTAGVFFFISPKLKYRRAIWHGFVVAGAGVHWAAVLVGVVLAPNMA